Proteins found in one Sorghum bicolor cultivar BTx623 chromosome 1, Sorghum_bicolor_NCBIv3, whole genome shotgun sequence genomic segment:
- the LOC8061444 gene encoding cytochrome c oxidase assembly protein COX19, with translation MSAGGAFGGNRGVRPVPPEKGVFPLDHLHECDLEKKDYLACLKSTGFQSEKCRQFSKKYLECRMERNLMAKQDMSELGFRNMDEADTSHDMNRQLESPPNEQKENKIAV, from the exons ATGAGTGCTG GTGGTGCTTTTGGTGGAAATAGGGGGGTGAGGCCTGTACCTCCTGAAAAAGGTGTGTTCCCATTGGATCACTTACATGAGTGTGACTTG GAGAAGAAAGACTATCTTGCCTGCCTGAAATCTACAGGGTTCCAATCTGAAAAATGTCGGCAGTTCTCAAAGAAGTATCTGGAATGTCGAATGGAGAG AAACCTGATGGCGAAGCAAGACATGTCAGAGCTTGGGTTCAGAAATATGGACGAAGCGGATACATCTCATGACATGAACAGGCAACTGGAGAGCCCTCCTAATGAGCAAAAGGAGAACAAAATAGCCGTTTGA